One part of the Moraxella sp. FZFQ2102 genome encodes these proteins:
- a CDS encoding flavodoxin has protein sequence MPMALYSLLEQVDFSGKNIVPVVGHGGSRLGGTDKDIQQLQPQANVKNGFEAYLHKTVRAEPEVEKRLAKFLTENGYTK, from the coding sequence ATGCCAATGGCGCTTTATTCTTTGCTCGAGCAAGTAGACTTTAGTGGGAAAAATATTGTGCCGGTGGTTGGTCACGGTGGCAGTCGTTTGGGTGGAACGGATAAAGATATTCAGCAACTTCAACCACAAGCCAACGTGAAAAACGGTTTTGAGGCGTATTTGCATAAAACGGTCAGAGCAGAGCCTGAAGTAGAAAAACGGTTGGCGAAGTTCTTAACCGAAAATGGTTATACAAAATAA
- the abc-f gene encoding ribosomal protection-like ABC-F family protein: MLTIQNLSYSHPNKNTLFTNLSMTVNHSDKIALIGNNGVGKSTLLKLIAKELEPDDGQISSETKPYYIPQIFGQFNDLTIAQALQVETKLNALHEILNGSVDEKNYSLLNDDWTIEEKCQEALSYWDISDLSLSQKLSELSGGQKTKVFLAGIFIHQPSFVLLDEPSNHLDKSSRDLLYDFIQTSRATFIIVSHDRELLQLLNPICELNRNEIKVYGGNYEFYKEQKEIEQNALSQDIQSKEKALRKAKEKERKTIERQQKLDVRAKKNLGKAGLPKIVSGAWKNNAERSSAKIAGVHSDKINGIKEELQDLRLSVSDIEQMKFEFDSSNLHKGKNLFIAENINFAYKTGGLLWEKPLNIQIVSGERIAINGKNGTGKTTLIQIILGKLKPTEGKMFIAESHSVYIDQDYSLINNHLQIYEQAQEFNQTGLQEHEVKIRLDRFLFSKDDWDKPCHTLSGGERMRLMLCCLTINNQSPDIIILDEPTNNLDIQNIEILTRAINEYRGTLIVVSHDETFLEQTNIERTIQL, encoded by the coding sequence ATGCTTACGATTCAAAATTTATCCTATTCACATCCCAATAAAAATACGCTGTTTACTAATTTAAGTATGACAGTAAACCATTCCGATAAAATTGCATTAATTGGCAATAATGGTGTTGGAAAATCTACTTTACTCAAACTTATAGCCAAGGAATTAGAACCTGATGACGGACAAATTTCCTCCGAAACCAAACCCTATTATATTCCTCAAATTTTCGGTCAGTTTAATGATTTGACAATTGCCCAAGCCTTACAAGTTGAAACCAAACTCAATGCTTTACACGAAATTTTAAACGGAAGTGTAGATGAAAAGAATTATAGCCTTTTAAATGACGATTGGACGATAGAAGAAAAATGTCAAGAAGCCCTAAGCTATTGGGATATTTCTGATTTATCACTATCTCAAAAATTGAGCGAATTAAGTGGAGGACAAAAAACAAAAGTCTTTCTCGCAGGTATATTTATTCATCAACCATCATTTGTTTTATTAGATGAACCCAGTAATCATCTTGACAAATCCAGTAGAGACTTACTATACGATTTTATTCAAACCTCTAGAGCAACTTTTATAATCGTTAGCCACGACCGAGAGTTACTTCAGTTATTAAATCCTATTTGTGAGCTCAACAGAAATGAAATTAAAGTTTATGGCGGAAACTATGAATTTTATAAAGAGCAAAAAGAAATTGAACAAAACGCCTTAAGTCAAGATATTCAGAGCAAAGAAAAAGCACTTAGAAAGGCGAAAGAAAAGGAGCGAAAAACAATTGAACGACAACAAAAATTAGATGTTCGAGCAAAAAAGAATTTAGGAAAAGCTGGACTTCCCAAGATAGTATCAGGTGCTTGGAAGAATAATGCTGAAAGAAGCTCAGCAAAAATTGCCGGAGTTCATTCAGATAAAATTAATGGTATAAAAGAAGAACTTCAAGATTTGAGGCTTTCCGTTTCTGATATAGAACAAATGAAATTTGAATTTGATTCTTCAAATCTTCATAAAGGTAAAAATCTGTTTATAGCAGAAAATATCAATTTCGCATATAAAACAGGAGGTTTATTATGGGAGAAACCTCTAAACATTCAAATTGTCAGCGGTGAACGAATTGCTATCAACGGAAAAAATGGAACAGGAAAAACCACACTTATCCAAATAATACTCGGAAAACTTAAACCAACGGAAGGAAAAATGTTTATTGCTGAAAGTCATTCTGTTTATATTGACCAAGATTATTCTTTAATCAATAATCATTTACAGATTTATGAACAAGCTCAAGAATTTAATCAAACCGGCCTTCAGGAACACGAAGTAAAAATCAGATTAGACCGTTTTTTATTTTCAAAAGATGATTGGGATAAGCCTTGTCATACATTGAGTGGCGGAGAAAGAATGCGGTTAATGTTGTGTTGTTTAACAATCAATAATCAATCGCCTGACATTATTATTTTGGACGAGCCAACCAACAATCTGGACATACAAAACATTGAAATCTTGACAAGAGCTATTAACGAATATCGGGGGACATTGATTGTGGTTTCGCACGATGAAACCTTTTTAGAGCAGACAAACATAGAACGGACAATTCAACTCTGA
- the estT gene encoding macrolide hydrolase EstT, whose amino-acid sequence MKEKIIKTNGIELCTESFGNKKNPAILLVAGATVSMLYWDTEFCQQLSEKGFFVIRYDNRDVGKSTNYEPGSTPYDIVDLTNDAISILDGYKIDKAHFVGISLGGLISQIASIKFADRVNSLTLMSSGPWGDSDPTIPEMDTSILDFHSKAGTVNWTNEDSVVNYLIQGAELMSGKKQFDKQRSEKLIRAEFNRANNYISMFNHAASQGGGGEEYWNRLNEIKQPTLIIHGTDDKIWHYKNAGFLLEKIKGSNLITLEGTGHELHVDDWKSIIDGIEKHIND is encoded by the coding sequence ATGAAAGAGAAAATAATTAAAACAAACGGCATTGAACTCTGTACGGAAAGTTTTGGAAATAAGAAAAATCCAGCAATCCTTTTGGTAGCAGGTGCAACCGTATCAATGCTGTATTGGGACACTGAATTTTGCCAACAATTATCTGAAAAAGGATTTTTTGTTATTCGTTACGACAACAGAGATGTAGGAAAATCCACTAATTATGAACCAGGTTCTACTCCATACGATATTGTTGACTTAACTAATGACGCTATTTCAATATTGGATGGCTACAAGATTGACAAAGCACATTTTGTGGGGATTTCTTTGGGCGGACTAATTTCTCAAATAGCATCAATAAAGTTTGCCGACAGAGTTAACTCCTTAACTCTTATGTCATCAGGCCCTTGGGGAGACTCAGACCCAACTATACCTGAAATGGACACGAGTATTTTAGATTTCCATAGTAAAGCAGGTACAGTCAATTGGACAAATGAAGACAGTGTGGTAAACTATTTAATTCAGGGTGCAGAATTAATGAGTGGCAAGAAACAATTTGACAAACAAAGAAGTGAAAAACTGATAAGAGCTGAGTTCAATAGAGCCAACAATTATATAAGTATGTTCAATCACGCTGCATCGCAAGGTGGTGGTGGTGAAGAATATTGGAACAGATTAAACGAAATCAAACAACCCACCTTAATTATCCACGGAACAGACGACAAAATTTGGCATTATAAGAATGCAGGTTTTTTACTAGAAAAAATAAAAGGTTCAAATCTAATCACCCTTGAAGGTACAGGACACGAATTACACGTTGATGATTGGAAATCAATTATTGATGGAATAGAAAAACACATAAATGACTGA
- a CDS encoding IS1 family transposase, with product MTNHRHNIFPTKVYLLEQRIKRHWHFVPPNRIDQKYRIYIGYHAKTSEIMAFVWGKRDLQTALALKQRLKALKVSYERIAGDNWDAFVNAFSDTGDQWVGKQHTKAIEGNNCRIRHRLSRAVRRSCCFSKSMFYHVKSFNIGF from the coding sequence GTGACCAACCACCGGCACAATATTTTTCCCACTAAAGTCTACTTGCTCGAGCAAAGAATAAAGCGCCATTGGCATTTTGTACCACCAAATCGGATAGACCAAAAATACCGTATCTACATCGGTTATCATGCCAAGACAAGTGAAATCATGGCATTTGTTTGGGGCAAACGTGATTTGCAAACCGCTTTGGCTTTAAAGCAGCGTTTAAAAGCACTCAAAGTAAGCTATGAACGTATTGCCGGCGATAATTGGGATGCTTTTGTAAATGCGTTTTCTGATACCGGTGACCAATGGGTGGGTAAGCAACATACTAAAGCGATTGAGGGTAATAACTGTCGGATTCGGCACAGATTAAGTAGAGCCGTCAGGCGCAGTTGCTGTTTTTCCAAATCAATGTTTTATCATGTTAAATCTTTTAATATTGGATTTTAG
- a CDS encoding SDR family oxidoreductase: MTFSNVENTRVWFITGASSGLGYEFTKKVLESGDKVVGVARNIEKLNELKYQFEGMLLPLSLDVTDRSAVFTTVETAIKHFGRIDIVINNAGNMVLGMIEEFSEDEVRSQMETNFYGAIWICQAAMPYLRTQGSGHIIQISSIGGLITGPMSGIYSASKFALEGFSEALAQEAAHFGVKVSIVEPGGYWTNLYLKMSFTTQNKEYDSLREKLAQQNSTESVDSDPKLAAEAIMKLVNSENPPLRLILGSLVYDLAVENAEKRISTWKEWESVSRSAEHGIPAPEGYGIIEE, translated from the coding sequence ATGACATTTAGTAACGTAGAAAATACACGAGTATGGTTTATTACAGGAGCGAGCAGTGGACTAGGATACGAGTTCACTAAAAAAGTACTAGAGTCAGGAGATAAGGTTGTTGGTGTTGCTAGAAATATTGAAAAACTTAATGAGTTAAAATACCAGTTTGAAGGAATGTTACTTCCGTTAAGTCTTGATGTTACTGATAGAAGTGCTGTTTTTACTACAGTGGAAACTGCCATTAAACATTTTGGAAGGATCGATATTGTCATTAACAATGCAGGAAATATGGTATTGGGAATGATTGAAGAATTTAGTGAAGATGAAGTTAGAAGTCAAATGGAGACTAATTTCTATGGTGCAATTTGGATTTGTCAAGCAGCTATGCCGTACTTACGGACACAAGGATCAGGTCATATTATACAGATATCTAGTATTGGTGGACTGATTACTGGTCCAATGTCGGGAATCTATAGTGCTAGCAAATTTGCTTTAGAAGGATTTAGCGAGGCATTAGCACAAGAAGCTGCACATTTTGGTGTAAAGGTATCTATCGTTGAACCCGGAGGCTATTGGACGAATCTATACTTAAAAATGAGTTTTACCACACAGAACAAAGAGTATGATTCATTACGTGAGAAGTTGGCTCAACAAAACTCAACCGAATCAGTTGATAGTGACCCTAAGTTGGCTGCCGAAGCTATAATGAAACTGGTTAATAGTGAGAATCCGCCTCTCCGATTGATTCTAGGAAGCCTTGTTTATGATTTAGCTGTTGAAAATGCAGAAAAACGTATATCTACATGGAAAGAGTGGGAATCAGTCAGTCGTTCTGCAGAACATGGGATTCCTGCACCAGAAGGATATGGAATAATCGAGGAATAG
- the blaROB gene encoding ROB family class A beta-lactamase → MLNKLKIGTLLLLTLTASLTACSPNSVHSVTSNPQPASAPVQQSATQATFQQALANLEQQYQARIGVYVWDTETGHSLSYRADERFAYASTFKALLAGAVLQSLPEKDLNRTISYSQKDLVIYSPETQKYVGKGMTIAQLCEAAVRFSDNTATNLLLKELGGVEQYQRILRQLGDNVTHANRLEPDLNQAKPNDIRDTSTPKQMAMNLNAYLLGNTLTESQKTILWNWLDNNATGNPLIRAATPTSWKVYDKSGAGKKYGVRNDIAVVRIPNRKPIVMAIMSTQFTEEAKFNNKLVEDAAKQVFHTLQLN, encoded by the coding sequence ATGTTAAATAAGTTAAAAATCGGCACATTATTATTGCTGACATTAACGGCTTCATTAACGGCTTGTTCGCCCAATTCTGTTCATTCGGTAACGTCTAATCCGCAGCCTGCTAGTGCGCCTGTGCAACAATCAGCCACACAAGCCACCTTTCAACAGGCTTTGGCGAATTTGGAACAGCAGTATCAAGCCCGAATTGGCGTTTATGTATGGGATACAGAAACGGGACATTCTTTGTCTTATCGTGCAGATGAACGCTTTGCTTATGCGTCCACTTTCAAGGCGTTGTTGGCTGGGGCGGTGTTGCAATCGCTGCCTGAAAAAGATTTAAATCGTACCATTTCATATAGCCAAAAAGATTTGGTTATTTATTCTCCCGAAACCCAAAAATACGTTGGCAAAGGCATGACGATTGCCCAATTATGTGAAGCAGCCGTGCGGTTTAGCGACAACACCGCGACCAATTTGCTGCTCAAAGAATTGGGTGGCGTGGAACAATATCAACGTATTTTGCGACAATTAGGCGATAACGTAACCCATGCCAATCGGCTAGAACCCGATTTAAATCAAGCCAAACCCAACGATATTCGTGATACGAGTACACCCAAACAAATGGCGATGAATTTAAATGCGTATTTATTGGGCAACACATTAACCGAATCGCAAAAAACGATTTTGTGGAATTGGTTGGACAATAACGCAACAGGCAATCCATTGATTCGCGCTGCTACGCCAACATCGTGGAAAGTGTACGATAAAAGCGGGGCGGGTAAAAAATATGGTGTACGCAATGATATTGCGGTGGTTCGCATACCAAATCGCAAACCGATTGTGATGGCAATCATGAGTACGCAATTTACCGAAGAAGCCAAATTCAACAATAAATTAGTAGAAGATGCAGCAAAGCAAGTATTTCATACTTTACAGCTCAACTAA
- a CDS encoding TnpV protein gives MAKSLFEELGGKYERQGDYLIPCLTVPAEEEQAIGIWGQRHLDYLKQYRKVTYTNLLTSGRLNAYLADIDRQAQERFERLIEGMKQAQGITEQLKAENALEWTGCLNNIRACAREIVEKEIIFA, from the coding sequence ATGGCAAAATCATTATTTGAGGAACTGGGCGGCAAATACGAAAGGCAAGGGGATTATTTGATACCGTGCTTAACTGTACCCGCCGAAGAAGAACAGGCAATAGGCATCTGGGGGCAACGGCATTTAGATTATCTAAAACAGTACCGTAAAGTTACATACACCAATCTTCTTACAAGCGGCAGGCTAAACGCCTACCTTGCCGACATTGACAGACAGGCACAGGAACGCTTTGAAAGGCTCATAGAGGGTATGAAACAGGCACAGGGCATAACGGAACAGCTAAAGGCAGAAAACGCCTTAGAATGGACAGGATGCCTCAATAACATAAGGGCTTGTGCGAGGGAGATTGTGGAAAAGGAAATTATTTTTGCATAA
- a CDS encoding DUF4405 domain-containing protein: MTIIFTKKSRTNGSAWSFFALIISHLSLNTWWLKKTFSGSYNSYRILQSAVNFATFLLFLTACISGIMLSKHLLVEMLFHSTTDLMRKIHMTNTHWLQILVGVHLGLHWKPIANLFANGYRLDLEHWLARRLIPAC, from the coding sequence TTGACTATCATCTTTACGAAGAAATCACGCACGAATGGCTCGGCTTGGTCTTTTTTTGCTTTGATTATCTCACATCTTTCACTGAATACCTGGTGGCTCAAAAAGACCTTTTCAGGCAGTTATAACAGCTATCGCATTTTGCAAAGTGCGGTCAATTTTGCAACTTTTTTGTTATTTTTAACCGCTTGTATCAGTGGCATTATGCTTTCTAAACATCTATTGGTGGAAATGCTATTCCACTCTACCACAGATTTAATGCGAAAAATTCATATGACCAACACCCATTGGTTGCAAATTTTAGTGGGTGTACATTTGGGGTTACATTGGAAACCTATTGCTAATTTATTCGCAAATGGCTACCGTTTAGATCTTGAACATTGGCTTGCACGCAGGCTTATTCCAGCTTGTTAG
- the estT gene encoding macrolide hydrolase EstT — translation MKKKLLWILILGLIIISCKQRKTEMKEKIIKTNGIELCTESFGNKKNPAILLVAGATVSMLYWDTEFCQQLSEKGFFVIRYDNRDVGKSTNYEPGSTPYDIVDLTNDAISILDGYKIDKAHFVGISLGGLISQIASIKFADRVNSLTLMSSGPWGDSDPTIPEMDTSILDFHSKAGTVNWTNEDSVVNYLIQGAELMSGKKQFDKQRSEKLIRAEFNRANNYISMFNHAASQGGGGEEYWNRLNEIKQPTLIIHGTDDKIWHYKNAGFLLEKIKGSNLITLEGTGHELHVDDWKSIIDGIEKHIND, via the coding sequence ATGAAAAAAAAACTACTTTGGATATTAATTTTAGGACTGATAATAATCAGTTGCAAACAAAGGAAAACAGAAATGAAAGAGAAAATAATTAAAACAAACGGCATTGAACTCTGTACGGAAAGTTTTGGAAATAAGAAAAATCCAGCAATCCTTTTGGTAGCAGGTGCAACCGTATCAATGCTGTATTGGGACACTGAATTTTGCCAACAATTATCTGAAAAAGGATTTTTTGTTATTCGTTACGACAACAGAGATGTAGGAAAATCCACTAATTATGAACCAGGTTCTACTCCATACGATATTGTTGACTTAACTAATGACGCTATTTCAATATTGGATGGCTACAAGATTGACAAAGCACATTTTGTGGGGATTTCTTTGGGCGGACTAATTTCTCAAATAGCATCAATAAAGTTTGCCGACAGAGTTAACTCCTTAACTCTTATGTCATCAGGCCCTTGGGGAGACTCAGACCCAACTATACCTGAAATGGACACGAGTATTTTAGATTTCCATAGTAAAGCAGGTACAGTCAATTGGACAAATGAAGACAGTGTGGTAAACTATTTAATTCAGGGTGCAGAATTAATGAGTGGCAAGAAACAATTTGACAAACAAAGAAGTGAAAAACTGATAAGAGCTGAGTTCAATAGAGCCAACAATTATATAAGTATGTTCAATCACGCTGCATCGCAAGGTGGTGGTGGTGAAGAATATTGGAACAGATTAAACGAAATCAAACAACCCACCTTAATTATCCACGGAACAGACGACAAAATTTGGCATTATAAGAATGCAGGTTTTTTACTAGAAAAAATAAAAGGTTCAAATCTAATCACCCTTGAAGGTACAGGACACGAATTACACGTTGATGATTGGAAATCAATTATTGATGGAATAGAAAAACACATAAATGACTGA
- a CDS encoding replication initiation protein encodes MRTLYQLDLFTSSIAHYLACSDDLGNVVRLPKEKAITKPYIAPNNSSFINCLLFDIDKPDAGASWLDNNIAMPNWICQNPLNGHAHYGYMLKTPVSRTLKARGTPQRYLARIQQAMTEQLEADAGYAHFLTKTPAHDKHRTIWGRSEPFTLDELRDGLDADLPLRLKRETAVGEGRNVTLFDGLRFWAYRERLKYNDFDRWFSSYKS; translated from the coding sequence ATGAGGACATTATATCAATTAGACCTCTTTACATCAAGCATAGCCCACTATTTAGCGTGTTCTGACGACTTGGGCAACGTGGTTAGGCTACCCAAAGAAAAAGCCATTACAAAGCCGTATATCGCACCAAATAACAGTTCTTTCATCAACTGCTTGCTGTTTGACATTGATAAACCAGACGCAGGGGCTTCATGGCTGGATAACAACATCGCCATGCCCAACTGGATTTGTCAAAACCCGTTAAATGGTCATGCGCACTATGGTTACATGCTTAAAACGCCTGTTTCTCGCACGTTAAAAGCCAGAGGAACGCCACAACGCTACCTTGCCCGTATTCAGCAAGCCATGACAGAACAGCTAGAAGCTGATGCAGGTTACGCCCATTTCCTCACTAAAACGCCCGCACACGACAAACACCGCACAATATGGGGTAGAAGTGAACCCTTTACCCTAGACGAGCTTAGGGACGGTTTAGACGCTGATTTACCGCTTAGATTGAAAAGAGAAACAGCAGTAGGCGAAGGCAGAAACGTAACCTTATTTGACGGCTTAAGATTTTGGGCTTATCGGGAAAGATTGAAATACAACGACTTTGATAGGTGGTTTAGCTCATACAAAAGCTGA
- a CDS encoding multicopper oxidase family protein, producing MKRRDFLRYGIGISLASSSLYSLANMMNHAQHGNMAMMHSVPTGLMPTEAMPSGLSLNGMLPKLANQSTQAGLFKATLKAEPIKIRLADNKETEFWAYNGQLPGPQIEVFEGDTVEIEFINHLPQPSTVHWHGLDVPNEADGNPMDMVEPQRKKVYRFTLSQGSAGTYWYHPHPHDHVSEQVYKGLAGTFVVKAKNDPLAHLPEQHWVISDLRLNADGTIPANTMLDWMNGREGEFVLINGQYQPQIQVKTNERIRLWNATSARYFRLNIPGVKWIVVGTEGGLLEKPRSPVDELLLTPAERVEVIMVGETQGTVNLQSGYYDRRKMMVQEQPKDLTLATIQVKSEPVQLPESLRSLPNWDEPKQVRQIRFSEKMMNHTNMPMMNHGTHHATTTPTDNPIPPMMNGMFLINGQTFDMNRIDFVTKLNDVGRILRTFKIKKNVEVTDNGKIII from the coding sequence ATGAAACGTCGAGATTTTTTACGTTATGGAATTGGAATTAGCTTAGCCAGTAGCTCGCTTTATAGCCTTGCGAATATGATGAACCACGCACAACATGGCAATATGGCGATGATGCATTCAGTACCTACTGGCCTAATGCCAACTGAGGCAATGCCTTCAGGTTTATCGCTTAATGGGATGTTGCCAAAACTTGCTAATCAATCGACTCAAGCTGGGCTATTCAAAGCCACTTTAAAAGCAGAGCCAATTAAAATTCGCCTCGCAGACAATAAAGAAACGGAATTTTGGGCTTATAACGGACAACTACCAGGGCCACAAATTGAAGTATTTGAAGGCGACACCGTAGAAATTGAATTTATCAATCACCTACCACAACCCTCAACAGTACATTGGCACGGCTTAGATGTACCAAATGAAGCGGATGGTAACCCGATGGATATGGTTGAACCGCAAAGGAAAAAAGTCTATCGCTTTACGCTATCTCAAGGCAGTGCTGGGACATATTGGTACCACCCTCATCCACATGACCATGTTTCCGAACAAGTCTATAAAGGCTTAGCAGGCACTTTCGTTGTTAAAGCGAAAAATGATCCGCTTGCACACCTTCCTGAACAACATTGGGTGATTTCCGATCTGCGTTTAAATGCCGATGGCACCATTCCAGCAAACACGATGTTAGATTGGATGAACGGTCGTGAGGGTGAATTTGTGTTAATCAACGGTCAATATCAGCCCCAGATTCAAGTGAAAACGAATGAACGAATCCGTCTTTGGAATGCCACTAGCGCTCGTTATTTTCGTTTAAACATTCCAGGGGTGAAATGGATTGTGGTGGGTACCGAAGGTGGTTTACTTGAAAAACCTCGCTCGCCTGTTGATGAACTGCTACTTACACCAGCCGAACGCGTTGAAGTGATTATGGTGGGTGAAACGCAAGGAACAGTCAATTTACAAAGCGGTTATTATGATCGCCGTAAGATGATGGTTCAAGAACAGCCTAAAGATCTCACTTTAGCCACAATTCAGGTGAAATCAGAACCTGTTCAGTTACCTGAAAGCTTAAGGTCCTTGCCTAACTGGGATGAGCCAAAGCAGGTTCGCCAAATTCGCTTTAGTGAAAAAATGATGAACCATACGAATATGCCAATGATGAATCACGGTACACATCACGCTACTACAACACCAACGGACAACCCTATTCCACCAATGATGAATGGTATGTTCTTAATCAACGGTCAAACCTTTGATATGAACCGTATTGATTTTGTTACCAAATTGAATGATGTAGGACGGATTTTGCGGACATTCAAAATAAAAAAGAATGTGGAGGTAACAGACAATGGCAAAATCATTATTTGA
- a CDS encoding DUF411 domain-containing protein → MKLHKFPRSLLLLSLGITALLLSLGITTFAQPQTLSMEVWKSPTCGCCNEWISYMQKNGFEVKVNETGNYDAHKRFNIKYEHASCHTAVIDGYVIEGHVPAEDIKRLLAEKPDAIGLSAPGMPIGSPGMDGEAYGGRKDPYDVVLIKKNGESEVFKSYNQ, encoded by the coding sequence ATGAAATTACATAAATTCCCCCGCTCATTGTTGCTTTTAAGTTTAGGCATAACCGCGTTGCTTTTAAGTTTAGGCATAACCACTTTTGCTCAACCACAAACACTTTCTATGGAAGTGTGGAAAAGCCCGACTTGTGGCTGTTGTAATGAATGGATCAGCTATATGCAGAAAAACGGTTTTGAGGTTAAAGTCAACGAAACAGGCAATTATGATGCTCATAAGCGCTTTAACATTAAATATGAACATGCTTCTTGCCACACAGCCGTGATTGATGGCTATGTGATTGAAGGACATGTACCTGCTGAGGATATCAAACGTTTACTCGCAGAAAAACCCGATGCAATAGGCTTGTCTGCACCGGGAATGCCAATTGGTTCACCAGGTATGGACGGTGAAGCATACGGCGGACGCAAAGATCCTTATGATGTTGTTTTGATTAAGAAAAACGGTGAAAGTGAAGTGTTTAAATCCTATAACCAATAG
- a CDS encoding AadA family aminoglycoside 3''-O-nucleotidyltransferase produces the protein MTTKLPESIADQLSDTLSILENHLGETIQAVHLFGSAVDGGLKPFSDIDLLITVSTPLGESTRVALMSDLLLVSAFPGTDAKRRALEVTILAQKDVVPWRYPARRQMQFGEWLRHDINAGIFEPAMTDHDLAILLTKVRLHSLALYGPAAQEFFDEIPAIDVQRSLLETLALWTTEADWEGDERNIVLALVRIWYTAMTGDIASKDAAADWALQRLPSENKHIVIAARDGYLGLGTVDLAAYPQERAELLNYIRSSVTTKLQRNF, from the coding sequence ATGACTACTAAACTTCCAGAATCGATAGCAGACCAATTATCCGATACGCTATCAATTTTAGAAAACCATCTTGGTGAAACTATTCAGGCGGTTCATCTGTTTGGTTCTGCAGTTGATGGCGGTTTAAAACCATTTAGTGATATAGACCTGTTGATCACTGTGAGTACTCCTTTAGGCGAATCAACTAGGGTGGCATTGATGTCCGACCTGCTGTTGGTATCAGCTTTTCCAGGCACCGATGCTAAGCGCCGTGCACTTGAGGTGACTATATTGGCACAAAAAGACGTGGTGCCGTGGCGATATCCGGCGAGACGGCAAATGCAATTTGGTGAATGGTTGCGTCACGATATCAATGCAGGTATTTTTGAGCCGGCAATGACGGACCACGACCTAGCTATCTTGTTGACGAAGGTGAGGCTGCATAGCCTAGCTTTGTATGGTCCAGCAGCTCAAGAGTTTTTCGATGAGATTCCTGCTATTGATGTGCAACGTTCACTGCTGGAAACGTTGGCGCTCTGGACTACAGAGGCAGATTGGGAGGGAGATGAAAGAAACATAGTTCTTGCCTTAGTACGTATTTGGTACACTGCGATGACCGGAGATATTGCGTCTAAGGATGCCGCTGCTGATTGGGCTCTTCAGCGTCTGCCCAGCGAGAACAAGCACATCGTTATTGCCGCAAGAGATGGGTATCTTGGACTGGGAACAGTCGATCTGGCAGCCTATCCACAAGAGCGGGCGGAACTTCTGAACTACATCCGGTCTAGCGTGACGACGAAGCTGCAGCGGAACTTCTGA